The nucleotide sequence AGAAGTCTGTTGGCTTAAATTTTGATTTTGGATAAGAAACACGTTCCTGATTTTGGCTCTGGTTGTCAGTTGTTCTGTATGATGTTGATAATGTAATAGAGTATAAATCGTATCAGAAGCCTGTTCTGGAAATTTTTTCTGAAGTTGTTTTAAAAAAGAAGATTTATTGTATTTATAAATTTCATTCTCGAAATTGATATCCTGGTACTTGGATCGACGATTCTGACTATAAACATCTTTAGTTGATTTCATCTTGAGATAAGCGTCATGAAGCTCCTTAACCAAAAAGTCTTTATTCTGGAATAAATGATAAGCAGAGATCTTTGAGGATTCATGTGGAGTGTGCTGAGCTGTCGTATTCAATTTGGGCTGATAGATTTTGATCTGATCAGCGTGATGAGGTGTAAACTCCCCCCAACGGTTTTCCAAATTCTTTAAAGTGACTTGTTTATTGCAAAATAACGATGCCTTAAATGTTAGTGACTCCTGATCATGGGGCCTTATCGTAAAAATACTACCGCTACGCTTACGTTCATACGAAATTCCTGAAGATGCTAATTGTTGATGCCAGTCTTGCCAACTAGTTGCCTCTTTTAGAATGGGCTGAATGATTGTTTCAAGCTCATCTTGATAGTTGCTTGCAACAGACATTTCCTTGCTCAATCGACTCTTTTGTTGATGTCGATGTTCTTGATCACGAATCTTTGCACTGATTTTCAATGCATCGGGATTTGATATGTGATTGATGTTTTTTTCACATTCTCCAGTTTTACTGTTATAGATAAAGAGGGGATTTGGTTCAGGGTCCCAACCCTGTTTTGCCTCAATTTCTGCAACAGCTCGATGTACTGCATTCAAGATCCAACCATCTCCTAGATCCACCGCTTGATGTTCATTATGATTGTTTTTTCTGTAGGGATGGATTCGGTTAATGATCAAATGGAAGTGTACATTGTCTGTATCCATGTGCAATGCATACTGCATTTGTAAGTCATCTGCTTTGAGATGTTTACTTAAAATATCGATTTGTTCTTCTAATTGTTGGGTCGTTGGGACTTCAAATTTTTTAAAACTTCCGACGATATGAACAATTGGGTCATCCACCCTTGTATTCAAACTGGCAGTTTGTGACATTTCAATTTTTTGATACTCAATATTTTCATCCAGAAAGTTACGTGAGTTCGAGTAAACACATTTTTCAGAAATGAGCTCATGACTAAAGCTAGCGTGCAACTGAGTAATATAGTCACTGAGGTAGTCGATACGCGTTTGATTTGGATTATGTATATAGTCTGATAAACCGTTGATACGATTTTCAACAGAAGTGCCTAAGGTGTTTGGAATTACTTTAATAATCATGTCTAACGTACCTGGTCATTTAGTCGACGCACAATGATTTTCAACTCATGAACGAGCTCTGTAAGGTCACATAATTCTTCGGGGATCAAATCTTTATCTTGGAGTTCAATCAATATTTTTGGGAGAATAATGCCAAGTGTTCTAATCGTATGAATATCACGTTGATCGATTAATTGACTGTAGTCATCACTTAAAATTTTTTTACGTATATAGTCAGATTGATTGAGCTGTAATGCCTTGCAGGCAAGATTGATATCTTGATGTTCATCTGCAGTTAAACGAACAATGATCTGCTTATTTCTTGATGCTTTAACTTTCATTTTTTTCTACTGTATACAAATTGAGACCGAGCAACGCGAGCTCGAGATTTGACATGGATGATGTGATATACATCATCCCATCCTGTATTTATTGGCTGTCAGTGAATGAATTAAAGTTAATGAAAATAATGGTTGATTTATATTTTTTTATTATCGCGAAATATGACTTTTTTCAGTAATTTAAGAATCCAAAAATGGTCATGTTTTGCCATTTCTGTAATGAAGTATATTCAGAATAATTGGCTTCTAGATTTATTTTTGAGGAAAAAACATGATACAAGACCAGAATATTTTACACCTTGATATTCAAAATCCAGACAATATTAATTCTGACTCCTCAACAGAAAATACTTCTGAAACTGTATCGACAAAAGAAGAAAAGCATTCAAAAAATGTTGAGAAAAATCAAAAAATATATAGCAAAAATGATTCTAAAAACTTTGAAAATATTCTTCTTTGTTATATAAAAGAATTGAATGAAAAGACCATTACACAGAATCAATTGCTTACTCAGCATAAGAAAACTTTACTTCAACTCTTTGGTCTTGGTGCAACAACCGGAGAAGTACTAGACTTTCTAAAAAGAAACAATTTTGTGGGTATTACTGAGGAAGCTTTAAAAGAGTTTTTAAAGAAGAAAAAATAAATTATGGTGTGAAGTAATCACTAAAAATTACTTTACACAAAGCAATTGATCCCATCGAAAGTAGTTCTGGCTCAGTTGATTACGAGACATATTCCAGCTTCTATTTGGTAACCTACTTGCACCCAGAGCAAGCTTGGTTTTTCCAAACTTATGATGGATTTCTTCAAGTGAATCCATCAGGTTATTGCCTGCGGTTATTTGTTTCATGTCTATAAACAGGTCGTAAGTGTGGTTAACTTTGGGCTCTAGACAAGTCAATATTACGCCGCACTTTTTGAAGCCTACATCTTTCTGATATAAGTCATCTATCATTTTTGTGGCAATCTTACACAACATTAAAACGTTATCAGTTGGTTCTGGCAAAGTAAGTGCTGCAGATTTGCTGTAATAAGGTTTATGTGTTTCAAATGGATTGGATTGTACAAAACCAATCATGTAACCACACAACATCTTCTCACCTCTTAAGCGGGCAACTGCATCTTGGACGTAGAGACTCATAGCCTCTTTTAGATCATCAATATGATAAATCCTTTGGCCAAATGAACGACTTGCGACAATTTGCTTTCGAGGAGCTTGCGTATGTTCTAACTCAATACAAGAGACACCATGTAATTCAAGTAATGTTCTGTGCATAACAATGGAAAATTGATCCCTGATCATGAAAGGGAAGGCCATTGCAAAATCCAGCACAGAATAAATATTAAGACTATTTAGTTTCTTTGTATGTTTGCTACCGACACCCCAAATTTCACCTACCTCTATCGTTTCATATAAGCTTTCTATAGCACAATAATCCATGGCAACCAGGTTACACACACCATTGAAGTAGGTGTTCTTTTTTGCAATGTGATTTGCCATTTTGGCTTCAGTTTTAGTTCTGCCTAAGCCAATACATACTGGTAAACCGAGCCAGGTAAAAATACGCTGACGAATCGTCTGTGCATAATCAGTCAAATCATACTTCTTGGCATAAGCAGTCAAGTCCAAGAAGCATTCATCAATCGAATAGACCTCTTGTTCTTCAGGAGTTACAAAGTCAGACAGGACCTTCATGAATCTGCGAGACATTTCTGCATATAAAGCATAGTTGCTTGAGAGCACTTGGACCTTATGCTGCTCTACAATGTCCTTAATTTGAAAAAGGGGAACTCCCATCTTGATACCTAAGTCTTTGGCCTCCTGTGAGCGTGCCACAGCACAACCATCATTGTTAGAGAGGACAATCACAGGTTTGTTATTTAAACTTGGGTTAAAGATACGTTCGCAACTGACATAACAGTTGTTGATATCTACCAAAGCAAAGATCTTGTTTGTATATGCCATATGATGAAACCAAGAGAATAGTTACTTACGTTTCCTGAAGGGTTTGATGACGTAAGTCACTACTCCCCAAATCACCATCTCCTGGCCATCTCTGAGGTAAATATTGGAACAATCAGGATTCTCAGCTTTAAGCCAGCGATAGTTACCTTCAATCATCAAGCGCTTAACAGTAAACTCATTGTCGATCAGAGCGATAACGATGTCTTCATGTTTGGCTTCAAGACTACGATCAACGACAAGTTCATCATCAATTTCAATACCAGCATCTCTCATGGAAAGAGAAGCTACTTTTACAATGAATGTCGCTGCCTCATTACTAATGAGGTGTTCATTCATATCTAATGTCTTGTCGACAAAATCTTGGGCAGGAGAAGGGAAACCGGCAGCAACCTTCTCGGCCGCTAAAGGAATTTGCATATAAGTAGATGACTGTACAGGCGTGATTAAATCGATATCATTAAGGCATTGGCTCTCTGCTTTATTTAGATAATTTTTAATCTCTACGATCTTGGATAAAGGCACTCTTACTGTTTTGGTAGGCTCATTGTATTTAAGTTTTCTACCCGCACCTTCTCTGATTCCCCCACGCTTGTTGTTCATGACTCATTCACTATTTGGTTTTGTGACGAAATCAAATAGTAAACTTTCTTTTGTTAGGAAAACAATAGAATCTGGATAAACGGTTAATATAAAAAGTATAAATTTAGGGAGATTTCTAGCTCTTTCGATTTAATTCTTTACATGTGGACTGCACACAAAATAGCTATGAATGAACATTAGATGAATTTAGATCCTGTAGTAAAACAGCTTTTGATGGAAACTTAGAAATTTTCAAATGATCTGTATTTATGATTTATGAACCGTACCGGGTTTGTCGGAGAGTCAATATTCTGAGAGACTATCCCGATGACAAAATTAAAATATACCCCTGAAATCAGAGAAAGAGCGGTTCAATTATTGATTGAATCCGAGAAAGATTATCCATCGAATTGGGCTGCAATCACAGCAATTGCTCCTAAAATTGGCTGTACTCCTGAAACACTACGTGTTTGGTATCAAAAATACTTAGATCAACAAAATCCAGTTAAAGCACAGCAGCTTTCAGACCAAGAACGTATCAAACAACTGGAACGCGAAAATAAAGAACTGCAACGTGCGAATGAAATTCTACGTAAAGCAGCCGCTTTTTTCGCCCAGGCGGAGCTCGACCGCCCACACAAATAATGGTGGATTTTATCCATAACAATAAAGCGTTATATGGTGTTGATGCGATTTGTAGGATTTTACCGATCGCTGCTTCAACCTATTACCGGACTTTAGATCTCGCGGAAAATCCAGAACATCGAGCGAAACGAGATTTACATGACTTGCATCATGCTGAGGAGATTAAACGAATTTGGAAGGAAAGTTCAGGTCGGTATGGTGTGCGTAAGGTCTGGCAACAACTGAAACGTGAAGGCTATGTGATTGCACGTTGTACAGTTGCTCGATTGATGCAAAAGCTAGGTATACAAGGTGTTTGGCGTGGTAAGAATAAACAAACCACCCGTAACCGAGATGACCAAAAACGGGCAGATGATTTAGTGAAACGTAATTTTAATGCTGATCATCCAAACCAACTATGGGTGGGTGACTTTACGTATATTCAAACTCATTCAGGCTGGGTATATACCGCATTTGTTATTGACGTGTTCTCACGAGCAATTGTTGGATGGAAAGTATCTACACGGATGAATACAGATATGGTGCTCGATGCATTGGAGCAAGCATTGCATGATCGAGGCATGCCAAAGAATGTGATTCATCATTCCGATAGAGGTGTGCAATATCTTTCCATTCGCTATACCAATCGTTTAGAAGCAGCAAATTTACGAGCATCAGTCGGTACGACTGGTGATTCATACGATAATGCTTTGGCTGAAACGGTGAATGGCTTATACAAAACAGAGGTGATTGAATATTTAAAAGCAGATTGGCAAGGTTTAGCAGATGTACAACTTGCGACACTAAACTGGGTAGATTGGTTCAATAAAAAGCGTGTACACAGTGCACTGGGTTATGTATCGCCTTTTGAGTTTGAAGCAATGTACTATGATAAGATTAACCCGTTAGGTCAGGTGGCCTAACTTAAATAAAAAAGTCTCCGACAAACCCGGTACGGTTCATTACATAATCCCTTTTAATGCTTCTACAGGATCTGAGTCCATATATGAAAGGGAGGGATGCTCAAGGCAATAACCTGCATACTTTAGGGCTTTTTCCGACCATATTATCTGATAGCTATACTGCTTTTGTTTACAAGTAACTCTTGGTATTTTTTTAAATCAATAATTTATAAAACAATCAGTATTTCAACATGGAAAAGCTTCTACGGCCTTAAGTACAGAAATCAGTCCGTTCATACTTTCCATCTGTTCTATAGGAACTCCTCCAGTTAATAGGTTAGGTGAATTGAGAAAATGATGCATCCATTTAATATCACCACCATTCAGGCTATAAACAGCTCTGTAAATCCGAATTACGATTATTGCTATTTCCCCTGATTGAGAATTTGGATCTAAGGTTTGTAATTCAGAAAATTTACCGTCAATACCTTCCAGATGCAGAATTCTTAAAAATTGCTCTGGCTTTAGTCCAAGCTGTTCAGCAGCTTTCCATGCCGCTTTAGCCAAAACTCTGGACCTATCTATCTGTTGTGAAAGTGGACTCATGATCGTGTCCTTAATATAAGAAAACGTTTGTTTGACATTACATTAAAATTAGGAATATGCCTAAATTTTATTCTATCAGCCAGTTTTTATTATTCCAAAATTGAAATTCCTAGATGGCAAGTTAAATAAGAACATTAAGCTGATGATAGGTATATAAAGCCTAGAGCCTATATCTAGGCTTTATAAAGTGTGTTAAATCTGGAAAAGTCTTATTTTTGAAGTTGGATTAGTTACCATTATGAAATACTTACAGGCTTTACTTACAAAGTAGTTATACTCTAATGTTTGCTATATGGCTAACATTGCATATAAAATACTCAAAGTTCGCTATATAGCGAATATAATCTTGTAAAAGTGGAAAAATAATATGGCTTGTAGAAAAGAAATTGGAGAGCAAATCAAATTGGCCAGGAAAAAACTCGGCTATACACAAAAGACTGTATCGGAGAAATCTCTAGTCAATAAAACGACAATTTCTGAGATTGAAAATGGTCATTTCACTGGTTCATTCGATTTATTTGAAAAAGTACTTAATTGTGTCGACTTACAGTTCGAAGTTGTGCCCAAAAAGCATACATTCCCTCACTGGGATGAAATCGAGTTTTTATTTAGAGAAGATTGAATTAAAGAAGGTGAGATTAACTTCCATTCTATGTTTTATTCCCAAGTAGAAATGTCCTATACAGACATTTCTACTTGGGAATAACAGAGAGCCTGTAGGCTCTCGTTTTTTTATTCTAAAACTGCTAAAATTCTTATACGCCATTGACGTACTTAAACCTATGTTATTCATTGAAACCAGTATTTTTACCAAGCAAATCAAAGAGCTTGTAAGTGATGAGGAATATCGTCAACTCCAGCAAGATCTCTTGGTACAACCTGATAAAGGTGACTTAATCAAGAATGGTGGTGGAATTCGTAAAGTACGTTGTGCTCAAGGCAATAAAGGTAAAAGTGGCGGTATCCGGGTGATCTATTATTGGGTCACAGAAGATGATCAGATCTTTTTCCTGGTGGCTTATCCAAAGTCTGTGAAAGATAATCTGACAGACAAAGAAACCTCTATTCTGCGTCAATTAGTGAAGGAGCAATTTCATGGATAACAACTTATTTGATGACTTGGTTGCTTCAATCAAAGAAGCTGGTGCCATCAAACGTAATGAAATGAAAGCAAGCCGAGTAACAGAGCTTGAATTGCCGGATATTAAAGAAGTACGTGAGAAAACTGGCTTGACCCAAGCTGAATTTGCTGCACGTTTGCATATCAGTGCCAGAACTCTGCAAAACTGGGAACAAGGCCGTCGTTATCCAACTGGTCCTGCAGCGACTTTAATTCGTATTCTTGATGCTCATCCAAGTCTAATTTAGAAAATTGAGATAATAAAAAACCCCAACATCCTGTCGGGGTTTTTTATTATCTTTTCGCGTACCGTTGTTACCCTCTGGTCCTTGTGCAATAACTTATAATTTTTGTTTTATGTTATGGAACTTCCTGTTCCTGATGAGTTCATCATAGGAAAGTTTCAGTATTCCGGATAGCAGCAAAGGGCCGAGATTGGTGTGAGCATATACGCACAAAATAGCCTAAATTTTATCCACAGGAAATGTGGATGATTTCAGATCCTGGGGTCTTGAGAACATTGCAAAAATCTTGAAATTGGCTACTTTTTAAACAACTTTATTGGCAATAACTATCAAAAAAGATCATAAAAAAGCCGACTTGTTTCCAAGCCGGCTTTTCGGGTTTGCGTCCTCGATTTTTTATATCATAACTTTTTGAAATTTAACACTATTTATTTTTATGTT is from Acinetobacter lwoffii and encodes:
- a CDS encoding plasmid mobilization protein, with the translated sequence MKVKASRNKQIIVRLTADEHQDINLACKALQLNQSDYIRKKILSDDYSQLIDQRDIHTIRTLGIILPKILIELQDKDLIPEELCDLTELVHELKIIVRRLNDQVR
- a CDS encoding Y-family DNA polymerase is translated as MAYTNKIFALVDINNCYVSCERIFNPSLNNKPVIVLSNNDGCAVARSQEAKDLGIKMGVPLFQIKDIVEQHKVQVLSSNYALYAEMSRRFMKVLSDFVTPEEQEVYSIDECFLDLTAYAKKYDLTDYAQTIRQRIFTWLGLPVCIGLGRTKTEAKMANHIAKKNTYFNGVCNLVAMDYCAIESLYETIEVGEIWGVGSKHTKKLNSLNIYSVLDFAMAFPFMIRDQFSIVMHRTLLELHGVSCIELEHTQAPRKQIVASRSFGQRIYHIDDLKEAMSLYVQDAVARLRGEKMLCGYMIGFVQSNPFETHKPYYSKSAALTLPEPTDNVLMLCKIATKMIDDLYQKDVGFKKCGVILTCLEPKVNHTYDLFIDMKQITAGNNLMDSLEEIHHKFGKTKLALGASRLPNRSWNMSRNQLSQNYFRWDQLLCVK
- a CDS encoding LexA family protein, giving the protein MNNKRGGIREGAGRKLKYNEPTKTVRVPLSKIVEIKNYLNKAESQCLNDIDLITPVQSSTYMQIPLAAEKVAAGFPSPAQDFVDKTLDMNEHLISNEAATFIVKVASLSMRDAGIEIDDELVVDRSLEAKHEDIVIALIDNEFTVKRLMIEGNYRWLKAENPDCSNIYLRDGQEMVIWGVVTYVIKPFRKRK
- a CDS encoding IS3 family transposase (programmed frameshift) codes for the protein MTKLKYTPEIRERAVQLLIESEKDYPSNWAAITAIAPKIGCTPETLRVWYQKYLDQQNPVKAQQLSDQERIKQLERENKELQRANEILRKAAGFFRPGGARPPTQIMVDFIHNNKALYGVDAICRILPIAASTYYRTLDLAENPEHRAKRDLHDLHHAEEIKRIWKESSGRYGVRKVWQQLKREGYVIARCTVARLMQKLGIQGVWRGKNKQTTRNRDDQKRADDLVKRNFNADHPNQLWVGDFTYIQTHSGWVYTAFVIDVFSRAIVGWKVSTRMNTDMVLDALEQALHDRGMPKNVIHHSDRGVQYLSIRYTNRLEAANLRASVGTTGDSYDNALAETVNGLYKTEVIEYLKADWQGLADVQLATLNWVDWFNKKRVHSALGYVSPFEFEAMYYDKINPLGQVA
- a CDS encoding helix-turn-helix domain-containing protein, with the protein product MACRKEIGEQIKLARKKLGYTQKTVSEKSLVNKTTISEIENGHFTGSFDLFEKVLNCVDLQFEVVPKKHTFPHWDEIEFLFRED
- a CDS encoding type II toxin-antitoxin system RelE/ParE family toxin; translated protein: MLFIETSIFTKQIKELVSDEEYRQLQQDLLVQPDKGDLIKNGGGIRKVRCAQGNKGKSGGIRVIYYWVTEDDQIFFLVAYPKSVKDNLTDKETSILRQLVKEQFHG
- the nadS gene encoding NadS family protein, whose product is MDNNLFDDLVASIKEAGAIKRNEMKASRVTELELPDIKEVREKTGLTQAEFAARLHISARTLQNWEQGRRYPTGPAATLIRILDAHPSLI